A window of the Lagenorhynchus albirostris chromosome 1, mLagAlb1.1, whole genome shotgun sequence genome harbors these coding sequences:
- the DIS3L gene encoding DIS3-like exonuclease 1 isoform X3, with translation MLQKREKVLLLRTFQGRTLRIVREHYLRPSVPCNSPLCPQPAICRNDGKLLSSDVTHYMIPDWKVVQDYLEILEFPELNGIIFMQTACQAVQHQRGRRQYNKLRNLLKDARHDCVLFANEFQQSCYLPRERGESMEKWQSRSIYNAATWYYHHCQDRMPIVMVTEDEEAIQQYGSETEGVFVISFKNYLDNFWPDLKATHELCESILQSRRERENESQESHGKEYPEHLPLEVLEAGIKSGRYIQGTLNVNKHRAQIEAFVRLQGASSKDSGLVSDILIHGMKARNRSIHGDVVVVELLPKNEWKGRTTALGENDGESPSEPMPTGRVVGILQKNWRDYVVTFPSKEEVQSQGKNARKILVTPWDYRIPKIRISTQQAEALQDFRVVVRIDSWESTSMYPSGHFVRVLGRIGDLEGEIATILVENSISVVPFSEAQMCEMPVNTAENPWKVSSEEERERKDLRKTHLVFSIDPRGCEDVDDTLSVRALDNGNLELGVHIADVTHFVTSHSYIDIEARTRATTYYLADRRYDMLPSILSADVCSLLGGVDRSNKALADSLDNANDPNDPIVNWLLRSMATQAMSNALYFSTGSCAEEEFHHYGLALDKYTHFTSPIRRYSDIIVHRLLMAAISKDKKMEIKENLFSNKDLEELCRHINNRNRAAQHSQKQSTELFQCMYFKDKDPETEERCIADGVIYSIRTNGVLVFIPRFGIKGAAYLKNKDGLVISCSPDGHSEWKPGSLQRFQNKITSTTTGGESVTFHLFDHVTVRISVQASRCHSDTIRLEIISNKPYMMPDTELFQQSSLLLKSDLVKEVTRSMEEAQLAQEVKVNVIEKDYQKYCQTKGRSLYTLLEEIRDLALLDVSNSYGI, from the exons ATGCTGCAGAAGCGGGAGAAGGTGCTGCTCCTGAGGACCTTCCAGGGCCGGACGCTGCGGATCGTGAGGGAGCACTACCTGCGGCCCAGCGTGCCCTGCAACAGCCCGCTCTGCCCGCAGCCCGCCATCTGCCGCAACG ATGGGAAACTCTTGTCTAGTGACGTGACTCATTACATGATCCCAGATTGGAAAGTCGTTCAAGATTACCTCGAGATCCTTGAGTTTCCTGAATTGAACGGAATTATTTTCATGCAAACGGCTTGTCAAGCTGTGCAGCATCAAAGAGGCCGGAG ACAGTATAACAAATTGCGAAATCTCCTGAAGGATGCGCGTCATGATTGTGTTCTCTTCGCTAATGAATTCCAGCAGTCCTGCTATCTCCCTCGGGAAAGAGGGGAGTCCATGGAGAAGTGGCAGAGCAG GAGCATCTACAATGCAGCCACTTGGTACTATCACCACTGCCAAGACAGGATGCCAATCGTTATGGTGACAGAAGATGAAGAGGCAATTCAGCAGTATGGAAGTGAAACGGAAGGAGTGTTTGTGATTTCCTTCAAG aattaCCTGGACAATTTTTGGCCTGATTTAAAGGCCACCCACGAGCTTTGTGAGTCTATCCTTCAGTCTCGacgagaaagagagaatgagagtcAGGAGAGCCACGGGAAGGAGTACCCAGAACATCTACCCCTGGAAGTGTTAGAAGCCGGCATTAAGTCTGGGCGCTACATCCAG ggaACTCTGAACGTCAACAAACACAGAGCACAAATAGAAGCTTTTGTTCGACTTCAAGGAGCCAGCAGTAAAGATTCAG GTCTAGTCAGTGACATCCTAATCCACGGGATGAAGGCTCGAAACCGCTCTATTCACGGGGACGTGGTAGTTGTCGAACTGCTCCCtaaaaatgaatggaaaggaagaacCACCGCCCTGGGTGAGAATGACGGCGAGTCCCCGAGTGAGCCCATGCCCACAG GCAGAGTGGTGGGTATCCTTCAGAAGAACTGGCGGGATTATGTGGTGACATTTCCATCCAAAGAAGAGGTCCAATCGCAGGGCAAAAATGCTCGGAAAATCCTAGTTACACCTTGGGATTACAGAATTCCCAAAATCCGAATTAGCACTCAGCAAGCAGAAGCCCTCCAG GACTTCCGGGTGGTTGTGCGCATTGATTCCTGGGAGTCGACATCGATGTATCCAAGTGGACATTTTGTGCGTGTTTTAGGAAGAATCGGAGACCTGGAAGGGGAAATTGCAACCATCCTGGTGGAGAACAGCATTTCAGTTGTCCCCTTCTCAGAAGCTCAG ATGTGTGAGATGCCAGTAAACACAGCCGAAAATCCCTGGAAGGTGAGTTCTGAAGAGGAACGAGAACGTAAAGACCTTAGGAAAACCCATCTGGTATTCAGCATTGACCCCAGAGGTTGTGAAGATGTGGACGACACCCTCTCAGTCAGAGCCTTGGATAACGGCAACCTAGAGCTCGGGGTCCACATCGCAGACGTGACGCACTTTGTGACATCGCATTCTTATATTGATATTGAAGCTAGAACAAG GGCCACCACTTATTACTTAGCGGACCGTCGCTATGACATGCTGCCCTCCATCCTCAGCGCTGATGTGTGCTCCCTCCTGGGAGGCGTTGACAG GTCCAATAAAGCACTGGCTGATTCTCTGGATAATGCAAATGACCCCAACGATCCCATTGTCAACTGGTTGCTTCGATCAATGGCTACACAAGCCATGTCTAACGCACTGTATTTCTCCACTGGATCATGTGCCGAGGAAGAGTTCCATCACTATG GTCTAGCATTAGATAAATATACTCACTTTACCTCTCCGATAAGAAGATACTCAGATATTATAGTACACCGACTGTTAATGGCAGCCATttcaaaagataagaaaatggaaattaaggAAAATTTGTTCAGCAACAAAGATCTGGAGGAATTATGCAGACATATCAACAACAGAAACCGA GCAGCACAGCATTCTCAGAAGCAGTCTACAGAGCTCTTCCAGTGCAtgtattttaaagacaaagaccCAGAAACTGAGGAGCGTTGCATAGCTGATGGGGTTATTTATTCAATTAGGACAAACGGTGTGCTTGTGTTTATACCAAG GTTTGGGATTAAAGGTGCTgcttatctaaaaaataaagatggtttGGTGATCTCATGCAGCccagatggccattctgaatggaaACCAGGATCCCTTCAACGATTTCAAAACAAAATCACCTCTACCACGACAGGAGGGGAATCTGTTACGTTCCATTTGTTTGACCACGTAACA GTGAGAATATCTGTACAGGCCTCACGTTGCCATTCTGATACAATAAGGCTTGAAATAATAAGCAACAAACCATACATGATGCCAGATACAGAACTTTTTCAGCAGAGTTCCCTCTTGCTAAAGAGTGATTTAGTGAAAGAAGTAACTAGATCAATGGAGGAAGCTCAGCTTGCTCAAGAAGTCAAAGTAAATGTCATTGAGAAAGATTATCAAAAATATTGCCAGACAAAGGGAAGAAGCCTGTACACACTTCTAGAGGAAATAAGAGACCTGGCTCTCCTGGATGTTTCCAACAGTTATGGAATATGA
- the DIS3L gene encoding DIS3-like exonuclease 1 isoform X4, with protein sequence MLQKREKVLLLRTFQGRTLRIVREHYLRPSVPCNSPLCPQPAICRNDGKLLSSDVTHYMIPDWKVVQDYLEILEFPELNGIIFMQTACQAVQHQRGRRQYNKLRNLLKDARHDCVLFANEFQQSCYLPRERGESMEKWQSRSIYNAATWYYHHCQDRMPIVMVTEDEEAIQQYGSETEGVFVISFKNYLDNFWPDLKATHELCESILQSRRERENESQESHGKEYPEHLPLEVLEAGIKSGRYIQGTLNVNKHRAQIEAFVRLQGASSKDSGLVSDILIHGMKARNRSIHGDVVVVELLPKNEWKGRTTALGENDGESPSEPMPTGRVVGILQKNWRDYVVTFPSKEEVQSQGKNARKILVTPWDYRIPKIRISTQQAEALQDFRVVVRIDSWESTSMYPSGHFVRVLGRIGDLEGEIATILVENSISVVPFSEAQMCEMPVNTAENPWKVSSEEERERKDLRKTHLVFSIDPRGCEDVDDTLSVRALDNGNLELGVHIADVTHFVTSHSYIDIEARTRATTYYLADRRYDMLPSILSADVCSLLGGVDRYAVSIMWELDKTSYDIKKVWYGRTIIRSAYKLFYEAAQELLDGNVDIVDDIPEFRDMDEKSRQAKLEELLWAIGKLTDIARHIRAKRDRCGALGLEGVEVRIQLDEKKNIHDLIPKQPLEVHETVAECMILANHWVAKKIYESFPRQALLRQHPPPHQEFFSELRECAKAKGFFIDTRSNKALADSLDNANDPNDPIVNWLLRSMATQAMSNALYFSTGSCAEEEFHHYGSTAFSEAVYRALPVHVF encoded by the exons ATGCTGCAGAAGCGGGAGAAGGTGCTGCTCCTGAGGACCTTCCAGGGCCGGACGCTGCGGATCGTGAGGGAGCACTACCTGCGGCCCAGCGTGCCCTGCAACAGCCCGCTCTGCCCGCAGCCCGCCATCTGCCGCAACG ATGGGAAACTCTTGTCTAGTGACGTGACTCATTACATGATCCCAGATTGGAAAGTCGTTCAAGATTACCTCGAGATCCTTGAGTTTCCTGAATTGAACGGAATTATTTTCATGCAAACGGCTTGTCAAGCTGTGCAGCATCAAAGAGGCCGGAG ACAGTATAACAAATTGCGAAATCTCCTGAAGGATGCGCGTCATGATTGTGTTCTCTTCGCTAATGAATTCCAGCAGTCCTGCTATCTCCCTCGGGAAAGAGGGGAGTCCATGGAGAAGTGGCAGAGCAG GAGCATCTACAATGCAGCCACTTGGTACTATCACCACTGCCAAGACAGGATGCCAATCGTTATGGTGACAGAAGATGAAGAGGCAATTCAGCAGTATGGAAGTGAAACGGAAGGAGTGTTTGTGATTTCCTTCAAG aattaCCTGGACAATTTTTGGCCTGATTTAAAGGCCACCCACGAGCTTTGTGAGTCTATCCTTCAGTCTCGacgagaaagagagaatgagagtcAGGAGAGCCACGGGAAGGAGTACCCAGAACATCTACCCCTGGAAGTGTTAGAAGCCGGCATTAAGTCTGGGCGCTACATCCAG ggaACTCTGAACGTCAACAAACACAGAGCACAAATAGAAGCTTTTGTTCGACTTCAAGGAGCCAGCAGTAAAGATTCAG GTCTAGTCAGTGACATCCTAATCCACGGGATGAAGGCTCGAAACCGCTCTATTCACGGGGACGTGGTAGTTGTCGAACTGCTCCCtaaaaatgaatggaaaggaagaacCACCGCCCTGGGTGAGAATGACGGCGAGTCCCCGAGTGAGCCCATGCCCACAG GCAGAGTGGTGGGTATCCTTCAGAAGAACTGGCGGGATTATGTGGTGACATTTCCATCCAAAGAAGAGGTCCAATCGCAGGGCAAAAATGCTCGGAAAATCCTAGTTACACCTTGGGATTACAGAATTCCCAAAATCCGAATTAGCACTCAGCAAGCAGAAGCCCTCCAG GACTTCCGGGTGGTTGTGCGCATTGATTCCTGGGAGTCGACATCGATGTATCCAAGTGGACATTTTGTGCGTGTTTTAGGAAGAATCGGAGACCTGGAAGGGGAAATTGCAACCATCCTGGTGGAGAACAGCATTTCAGTTGTCCCCTTCTCAGAAGCTCAG ATGTGTGAGATGCCAGTAAACACAGCCGAAAATCCCTGGAAGGTGAGTTCTGAAGAGGAACGAGAACGTAAAGACCTTAGGAAAACCCATCTGGTATTCAGCATTGACCCCAGAGGTTGTGAAGATGTGGACGACACCCTCTCAGTCAGAGCCTTGGATAACGGCAACCTAGAGCTCGGGGTCCACATCGCAGACGTGACGCACTTTGTGACATCGCATTCTTATATTGATATTGAAGCTAGAACAAG GGCCACCACTTATTACTTAGCGGACCGTCGCTATGACATGCTGCCCTCCATCCTCAGCGCTGATGTGTGCTCCCTCCTGGGAGGCGTTGACAG GTATGCTGTAAGCATCATGTGGGAATTGGATAAAACCTCCTATGACATTAAGAAAGTATGGTATGGCAGAACCATTATTCGATCAGCATACAAACTATTTTATGAAGCAGCCCAAGAATTACTGGACGGAAACGTCGACATTGTTGATGATATTCCAGAATTCAGGGACATGGATGAGAAGAGCCGACAAGCCAAGCTAGAGGAGTTACTGTGGGCAATTGGAAAGTTGACGGACATAGCCCGCCACATCCGAGCCAAACGAGACCGATGCGGAGCCCTGGGGCTGGAAGGGGTAGAGGTTCGCATCCAGCTCGATGAGAAGAAGAACATTCACGACCTCATCCCCAAGCAGCCCCTGGAAGTCCATGAGACGGTGGCTGAATGCATGATCCTGGCCAACCACTGGGTAGCCAAGAAGATCTACGAGAGCTTCCCTCGCCAGGCCTTGCTGCGCCAGCACCCTCCTCCACACCAGGAGTTTTTTTCTGAACTCCGAGAGTGTGCTAAAGCAAAGGGCTTCTTCATAGATACACG GTCCAATAAAGCACTGGCTGATTCTCTGGATAATGCAAATGACCCCAACGATCCCATTGTCAACTGGTTGCTTCGATCAATGGCTACACAAGCCATGTCTAACGCACTGTATTTCTCCACTGGATCATGTGCCGAGGAAGAGTTCCATCACTATG GCAGCACAGCATTCTCAGAAGCAGTCTACAGAGCTCTTCCAGTGCAtgtattttaa
- the DIS3L gene encoding DIS3-like exonuclease 1 isoform X1 translates to MLQKREKVLLLRTFQGRTLRIVREHYLRPSVPCNSPLCPQPAICRNDGKLLSSDVTHYMIPDWKVVQDYLEILEFPELNGIIFMQTACQAVQHQRGRRQYNKLRNLLKDARHDCVLFANEFQQSCYLPRERGESMEKWQSRSIYNAATWYYHHCQDRMPIVMVTEDEEAIQQYGSETEGVFVISFKNYLDNFWPDLKATHELCESILQSRRERENESQESHGKEYPEHLPLEVLEAGIKSGRYIQGTLNVNKHRAQIEAFVRLQGASSKDSGLVSDILIHGMKARNRSIHGDVVVVELLPKNEWKGRTTALGENDGESPSEPMPTGRVVGILQKNWRDYVVTFPSKEEVQSQGKNARKILVTPWDYRIPKIRISTQQAEALQDFRVVVRIDSWESTSMYPSGHFVRVLGRIGDLEGEIATILVENSISVVPFSEAQMCEMPVNTAENPWKVSSEEERERKDLRKTHLVFSIDPRGCEDVDDTLSVRALDNGNLELGVHIADVTHFVTSHSYIDIEARTRATTYYLADRRYDMLPSILSADVCSLLGGVDRYAVSIMWELDKTSYDIKKVWYGRTIIRSAYKLFYEAAQELLDGNVDIVDDIPEFRDMDEKSRQAKLEELLWAIGKLTDIARHIRAKRDRCGALGLEGVEVRIQLDEKKNIHDLIPKQPLEVHETVAECMILANHWVAKKIYESFPRQALLRQHPPPHQEFFSELRECAKAKGFFIDTRSNKALADSLDNANDPNDPIVNWLLRSMATQAMSNALYFSTGSCAEEEFHHYGLALDKYTHFTSPIRRYSDIIVHRLLMAAISKDKKMEIKENLFSNKDLEELCRHINNRNRAAQHSQKQSTELFQCMYFKDKDPETEERCIADGVIYSIRTNGVLVFIPRFGIKGAAYLKNKDGLVISCSPDGHSEWKPGSLQRFQNKITSTTTGGESVTFHLFDHVTVRISVQASRCHSDTIRLEIISNKPYMMPDTELFQQSSLLLKSDLVKEVTRSMEEAQLAQEVKVNVIEKDYQKYCQTKGRSLYTLLEEIRDLALLDVSNSYGI, encoded by the exons ATGCTGCAGAAGCGGGAGAAGGTGCTGCTCCTGAGGACCTTCCAGGGCCGGACGCTGCGGATCGTGAGGGAGCACTACCTGCGGCCCAGCGTGCCCTGCAACAGCCCGCTCTGCCCGCAGCCCGCCATCTGCCGCAACG ATGGGAAACTCTTGTCTAGTGACGTGACTCATTACATGATCCCAGATTGGAAAGTCGTTCAAGATTACCTCGAGATCCTTGAGTTTCCTGAATTGAACGGAATTATTTTCATGCAAACGGCTTGTCAAGCTGTGCAGCATCAAAGAGGCCGGAG ACAGTATAACAAATTGCGAAATCTCCTGAAGGATGCGCGTCATGATTGTGTTCTCTTCGCTAATGAATTCCAGCAGTCCTGCTATCTCCCTCGGGAAAGAGGGGAGTCCATGGAGAAGTGGCAGAGCAG GAGCATCTACAATGCAGCCACTTGGTACTATCACCACTGCCAAGACAGGATGCCAATCGTTATGGTGACAGAAGATGAAGAGGCAATTCAGCAGTATGGAAGTGAAACGGAAGGAGTGTTTGTGATTTCCTTCAAG aattaCCTGGACAATTTTTGGCCTGATTTAAAGGCCACCCACGAGCTTTGTGAGTCTATCCTTCAGTCTCGacgagaaagagagaatgagagtcAGGAGAGCCACGGGAAGGAGTACCCAGAACATCTACCCCTGGAAGTGTTAGAAGCCGGCATTAAGTCTGGGCGCTACATCCAG ggaACTCTGAACGTCAACAAACACAGAGCACAAATAGAAGCTTTTGTTCGACTTCAAGGAGCCAGCAGTAAAGATTCAG GTCTAGTCAGTGACATCCTAATCCACGGGATGAAGGCTCGAAACCGCTCTATTCACGGGGACGTGGTAGTTGTCGAACTGCTCCCtaaaaatgaatggaaaggaagaacCACCGCCCTGGGTGAGAATGACGGCGAGTCCCCGAGTGAGCCCATGCCCACAG GCAGAGTGGTGGGTATCCTTCAGAAGAACTGGCGGGATTATGTGGTGACATTTCCATCCAAAGAAGAGGTCCAATCGCAGGGCAAAAATGCTCGGAAAATCCTAGTTACACCTTGGGATTACAGAATTCCCAAAATCCGAATTAGCACTCAGCAAGCAGAAGCCCTCCAG GACTTCCGGGTGGTTGTGCGCATTGATTCCTGGGAGTCGACATCGATGTATCCAAGTGGACATTTTGTGCGTGTTTTAGGAAGAATCGGAGACCTGGAAGGGGAAATTGCAACCATCCTGGTGGAGAACAGCATTTCAGTTGTCCCCTTCTCAGAAGCTCAG ATGTGTGAGATGCCAGTAAACACAGCCGAAAATCCCTGGAAGGTGAGTTCTGAAGAGGAACGAGAACGTAAAGACCTTAGGAAAACCCATCTGGTATTCAGCATTGACCCCAGAGGTTGTGAAGATGTGGACGACACCCTCTCAGTCAGAGCCTTGGATAACGGCAACCTAGAGCTCGGGGTCCACATCGCAGACGTGACGCACTTTGTGACATCGCATTCTTATATTGATATTGAAGCTAGAACAAG GGCCACCACTTATTACTTAGCGGACCGTCGCTATGACATGCTGCCCTCCATCCTCAGCGCTGATGTGTGCTCCCTCCTGGGAGGCGTTGACAG GTATGCTGTAAGCATCATGTGGGAATTGGATAAAACCTCCTATGACATTAAGAAAGTATGGTATGGCAGAACCATTATTCGATCAGCATACAAACTATTTTATGAAGCAGCCCAAGAATTACTGGACGGAAACGTCGACATTGTTGATGATATTCCAGAATTCAGGGACATGGATGAGAAGAGCCGACAAGCCAAGCTAGAGGAGTTACTGTGGGCAATTGGAAAGTTGACGGACATAGCCCGCCACATCCGAGCCAAACGAGACCGATGCGGAGCCCTGGGGCTGGAAGGGGTAGAGGTTCGCATCCAGCTCGATGAGAAGAAGAACATTCACGACCTCATCCCCAAGCAGCCCCTGGAAGTCCATGAGACGGTGGCTGAATGCATGATCCTGGCCAACCACTGGGTAGCCAAGAAGATCTACGAGAGCTTCCCTCGCCAGGCCTTGCTGCGCCAGCACCCTCCTCCACACCAGGAGTTTTTTTCTGAACTCCGAGAGTGTGCTAAAGCAAAGGGCTTCTTCATAGATACACG GTCCAATAAAGCACTGGCTGATTCTCTGGATAATGCAAATGACCCCAACGATCCCATTGTCAACTGGTTGCTTCGATCAATGGCTACACAAGCCATGTCTAACGCACTGTATTTCTCCACTGGATCATGTGCCGAGGAAGAGTTCCATCACTATG GTCTAGCATTAGATAAATATACTCACTTTACCTCTCCGATAAGAAGATACTCAGATATTATAGTACACCGACTGTTAATGGCAGCCATttcaaaagataagaaaatggaaattaaggAAAATTTGTTCAGCAACAAAGATCTGGAGGAATTATGCAGACATATCAACAACAGAAACCGA GCAGCACAGCATTCTCAGAAGCAGTCTACAGAGCTCTTCCAGTGCAtgtattttaaagacaaagaccCAGAAACTGAGGAGCGTTGCATAGCTGATGGGGTTATTTATTCAATTAGGACAAACGGTGTGCTTGTGTTTATACCAAG GTTTGGGATTAAAGGTGCTgcttatctaaaaaataaagatggtttGGTGATCTCATGCAGCccagatggccattctgaatggaaACCAGGATCCCTTCAACGATTTCAAAACAAAATCACCTCTACCACGACAGGAGGGGAATCTGTTACGTTCCATTTGTTTGACCACGTAACA GTGAGAATATCTGTACAGGCCTCACGTTGCCATTCTGATACAATAAGGCTTGAAATAATAAGCAACAAACCATACATGATGCCAGATACAGAACTTTTTCAGCAGAGTTCCCTCTTGCTAAAGAGTGATTTAGTGAAAGAAGTAACTAGATCAATGGAGGAAGCTCAGCTTGCTCAAGAAGTCAAAGTAAATGTCATTGAGAAAGATTATCAAAAATATTGCCAGACAAAGGGAAGAAGCCTGTACACACTTCTAGAGGAAATAAGAGACCTGGCTCTCCTGGATGTTTCCAACAGTTATGGAATATGA
- the DIS3L gene encoding DIS3-like exonuclease 1 isoform X2, with protein sequence MEKWQSRSIYNAATWYYHHCQDRMPIVMVTEDEEAIQQYGSETEGVFVISFKNYLDNFWPDLKATHELCESILQSRRERENESQESHGKEYPEHLPLEVLEAGIKSGRYIQGTLNVNKHRAQIEAFVRLQGASSKDSGLVSDILIHGMKARNRSIHGDVVVVELLPKNEWKGRTTALGENDGESPSEPMPTGRVVGILQKNWRDYVVTFPSKEEVQSQGKNARKILVTPWDYRIPKIRISTQQAEALQDFRVVVRIDSWESTSMYPSGHFVRVLGRIGDLEGEIATILVENSISVVPFSEAQMCEMPVNTAENPWKVSSEEERERKDLRKTHLVFSIDPRGCEDVDDTLSVRALDNGNLELGVHIADVTHFVTSHSYIDIEARTRATTYYLADRRYDMLPSILSADVCSLLGGVDRYAVSIMWELDKTSYDIKKVWYGRTIIRSAYKLFYEAAQELLDGNVDIVDDIPEFRDMDEKSRQAKLEELLWAIGKLTDIARHIRAKRDRCGALGLEGVEVRIQLDEKKNIHDLIPKQPLEVHETVAECMILANHWVAKKIYESFPRQALLRQHPPPHQEFFSELRECAKAKGFFIDTRSNKALADSLDNANDPNDPIVNWLLRSMATQAMSNALYFSTGSCAEEEFHHYGLALDKYTHFTSPIRRYSDIIVHRLLMAAISKDKKMEIKENLFSNKDLEELCRHINNRNRAAQHSQKQSTELFQCMYFKDKDPETEERCIADGVIYSIRTNGVLVFIPRFGIKGAAYLKNKDGLVISCSPDGHSEWKPGSLQRFQNKITSTTTGGESVTFHLFDHVTVRISVQASRCHSDTIRLEIISNKPYMMPDTELFQQSSLLLKSDLVKEVTRSMEEAQLAQEVKVNVIEKDYQKYCQTKGRSLYTLLEEIRDLALLDVSNSYGI encoded by the exons ATGGAGAAGTGGCAGAGCAG GAGCATCTACAATGCAGCCACTTGGTACTATCACCACTGCCAAGACAGGATGCCAATCGTTATGGTGACAGAAGATGAAGAGGCAATTCAGCAGTATGGAAGTGAAACGGAAGGAGTGTTTGTGATTTCCTTCAAG aattaCCTGGACAATTTTTGGCCTGATTTAAAGGCCACCCACGAGCTTTGTGAGTCTATCCTTCAGTCTCGacgagaaagagagaatgagagtcAGGAGAGCCACGGGAAGGAGTACCCAGAACATCTACCCCTGGAAGTGTTAGAAGCCGGCATTAAGTCTGGGCGCTACATCCAG ggaACTCTGAACGTCAACAAACACAGAGCACAAATAGAAGCTTTTGTTCGACTTCAAGGAGCCAGCAGTAAAGATTCAG GTCTAGTCAGTGACATCCTAATCCACGGGATGAAGGCTCGAAACCGCTCTATTCACGGGGACGTGGTAGTTGTCGAACTGCTCCCtaaaaatgaatggaaaggaagaacCACCGCCCTGGGTGAGAATGACGGCGAGTCCCCGAGTGAGCCCATGCCCACAG GCAGAGTGGTGGGTATCCTTCAGAAGAACTGGCGGGATTATGTGGTGACATTTCCATCCAAAGAAGAGGTCCAATCGCAGGGCAAAAATGCTCGGAAAATCCTAGTTACACCTTGGGATTACAGAATTCCCAAAATCCGAATTAGCACTCAGCAAGCAGAAGCCCTCCAG GACTTCCGGGTGGTTGTGCGCATTGATTCCTGGGAGTCGACATCGATGTATCCAAGTGGACATTTTGTGCGTGTTTTAGGAAGAATCGGAGACCTGGAAGGGGAAATTGCAACCATCCTGGTGGAGAACAGCATTTCAGTTGTCCCCTTCTCAGAAGCTCAG ATGTGTGAGATGCCAGTAAACACAGCCGAAAATCCCTGGAAGGTGAGTTCTGAAGAGGAACGAGAACGTAAAGACCTTAGGAAAACCCATCTGGTATTCAGCATTGACCCCAGAGGTTGTGAAGATGTGGACGACACCCTCTCAGTCAGAGCCTTGGATAACGGCAACCTAGAGCTCGGGGTCCACATCGCAGACGTGACGCACTTTGTGACATCGCATTCTTATATTGATATTGAAGCTAGAACAAG GGCCACCACTTATTACTTAGCGGACCGTCGCTATGACATGCTGCCCTCCATCCTCAGCGCTGATGTGTGCTCCCTCCTGGGAGGCGTTGACAG GTATGCTGTAAGCATCATGTGGGAATTGGATAAAACCTCCTATGACATTAAGAAAGTATGGTATGGCAGAACCATTATTCGATCAGCATACAAACTATTTTATGAAGCAGCCCAAGAATTACTGGACGGAAACGTCGACATTGTTGATGATATTCCAGAATTCAGGGACATGGATGAGAAGAGCCGACAAGCCAAGCTAGAGGAGTTACTGTGGGCAATTGGAAAGTTGACGGACATAGCCCGCCACATCCGAGCCAAACGAGACCGATGCGGAGCCCTGGGGCTGGAAGGGGTAGAGGTTCGCATCCAGCTCGATGAGAAGAAGAACATTCACGACCTCATCCCCAAGCAGCCCCTGGAAGTCCATGAGACGGTGGCTGAATGCATGATCCTGGCCAACCACTGGGTAGCCAAGAAGATCTACGAGAGCTTCCCTCGCCAGGCCTTGCTGCGCCAGCACCCTCCTCCACACCAGGAGTTTTTTTCTGAACTCCGAGAGTGTGCTAAAGCAAAGGGCTTCTTCATAGATACACG GTCCAATAAAGCACTGGCTGATTCTCTGGATAATGCAAATGACCCCAACGATCCCATTGTCAACTGGTTGCTTCGATCAATGGCTACACAAGCCATGTCTAACGCACTGTATTTCTCCACTGGATCATGTGCCGAGGAAGAGTTCCATCACTATG GTCTAGCATTAGATAAATATACTCACTTTACCTCTCCGATAAGAAGATACTCAGATATTATAGTACACCGACTGTTAATGGCAGCCATttcaaaagataagaaaatggaaattaaggAAAATTTGTTCAGCAACAAAGATCTGGAGGAATTATGCAGACATATCAACAACAGAAACCGA GCAGCACAGCATTCTCAGAAGCAGTCTACAGAGCTCTTCCAGTGCAtgtattttaaagacaaagaccCAGAAACTGAGGAGCGTTGCATAGCTGATGGGGTTATTTATTCAATTAGGACAAACGGTGTGCTTGTGTTTATACCAAG GTTTGGGATTAAAGGTGCTgcttatctaaaaaataaagatggtttGGTGATCTCATGCAGCccagatggccattctgaatggaaACCAGGATCCCTTCAACGATTTCAAAACAAAATCACCTCTACCACGACAGGAGGGGAATCTGTTACGTTCCATTTGTTTGACCACGTAACA GTGAGAATATCTGTACAGGCCTCACGTTGCCATTCTGATACAATAAGGCTTGAAATAATAAGCAACAAACCATACATGATGCCAGATACAGAACTTTTTCAGCAGAGTTCCCTCTTGCTAAAGAGTGATTTAGTGAAAGAAGTAACTAGATCAATGGAGGAAGCTCAGCTTGCTCAAGAAGTCAAAGTAAATGTCATTGAGAAAGATTATCAAAAATATTGCCAGACAAAGGGAAGAAGCCTGTACACACTTCTAGAGGAAATAAGAGACCTGGCTCTCCTGGATGTTTCCAACAGTTATGGAATATGA